The Anguilla anguilla isolate fAngAng1 chromosome 2, fAngAng1.pri, whole genome shotgun sequence genome contains the following window.
GGCTGAGCGCTCGTCTGTCCTACATCTCTTAGATGGTCAAAGCCAAGATGTtgttcattaaatgtatttattattataattttgtaatttttttttttttttttttttttttttttttaagactggTATACGCCATTTTCTTCCCAATCTAGTGCTCTTAGTTCACCCTGCCCTAACCCTTTGTCAGTGGACACTGCGCCATGCCACAGCTTGAAACTTGTGTGCCTTGTCATTTTCCATGTTTATCCATTCCATGTTTATCCATTAAATATTGCCAGAGCAGGCAGCATTAATATAGTGGGTGATGCCGTTGTGCTCGGTGTGCTGTGCCAGGTCATAGGGTGAGTACATTGTACTTAAATTTCCATTTGACAGCTTGTGGTACATCGCCCCCCACTTCCAGTTCTGCAGTTGTCCTGTCCATAAGTGTGTCATCTGCCCTCAGTGTAAATTGGTCGAGGTATTTGACAGTCGTAAAGGGCTTTACCGGTCTTGTAGGTGTTTTTTGATGTCGCAGTTATGTCTTCCACCCCTGCTCACCAGGGGGAGCTCTCTTCCTGGAGACTCGGGTGAAACTGGCGGTTCCTGTGAGAGTGAATcttcccacccacccccccccccccaccccggagcAGCCTCTCCCAGTTGCGCCTGCCACACCCTGAGATCGAGTCATGGCCCTGGCACGCTCACTGTCACAACTGACTTTCATTCCATCACCGGCTGACGTCTATTGGCTGAAGCCAACTCCACAGGAACCTTAATCTTAATAGtgtcgtttaaaaaaatatgacaggCCTCTCTTCCCCACAAACCTCCTCGCACCTATGTCTAAAATAGCAAAATTGCAGAGGGACTTTGATATTCGACCTTAAATCCTGAAAGTCCTAAAAAATCTTCGCTTCGttcaacaaaagcaaaattCTCACTGTCCTCTGCGCCAGAGGCGTGGTTCTCGACTGCGGTGCTCGGCCCAGTTTGTGCGATTGTGCCGTCCGGTCTGCAGATAATGGAGGCTGCTTTATTGTCGGTATTTGGAACAGGGTGCAGGGGGTAGAGGGCAGGGCGCACAGAAACCAAAAGGGAATGACGCTGAATGAGGCGCCACTACGCACCATTACGGCAGTTCTTTTGAAGTCTTTATTAATCCTCTTTTTAAAGccttacatattttttatttttttattatttttattttttttcacttgttacattacatttacattacattcatttggcagacgcttttatccaaagcgacgtacaaaaagtgcatttcatggtcatggacaactactgaacacaggttcaataagatacaatacttattttgtacagctatttctagccaagaacacagtttagttcacacagtggacactattctgacctaacctctgcaaagccaactaggcagaagaataagctacattattaggacaaatacaaattaccaaaaagtgctgggatttGGTAACTTGTCCCTTGGGCCATCCTCTTATGCAAATTTGGAGGTGCAGATTTCCTGTCCCGGGGTGTTCTAGTGTGGGAATAGCACTGCAGAGAGATTCATTATCATCATACAGGCCCCAgcctgaaatgtttgtttttatgatgagtttttttttctttttcccctcctccttttttttaaaatatattttttgtgcatttgattTAGTTTCCCCCCTCTGATTTATGGTGGAAGAACGGTTTTAAAGATTTCGACGGTGGGTCTTAATTGGAGCCACTGGTCAAGAAAGCCACGAAGGgctatgactttttttttattttttaatgatctcCGTTCCCCCCGGCAAGCCTGTATTGGCAGCTAGGTGTAGCGCTGAGCACGAGGCAGGATTCGCTCAGCGGGTAGTTCTCAGAGACAGGTTTGGCCTCTTACCCCTCCCTTCTCAGTAAGCCACtgttgggtgggagggggatgAAAACCGGTCGGCCCAGTTGGGTTTGTCTTGGGAGGAGCTGGCAGGGAGTTCTGCATGTTTGGGTGGCACCAGGTGACAAAGTCTCTTAACTATCTAGAACACCCGAACGTGTCTCTAATGCTTTTGTGCAGTTGTATTTTTATACGTGCTGCATTTTTATGCTTATTACCATTATCGCATTACGCATTATCGTTGTTGGCAAGGTGGCCTCTGCTAAGGCCACTGCAACAGTCACATGTCCAAAAATGCTTTTGCTTTCAGATCATCATAAGTGTGTAATACAGTGTTGTACTGTGAGGGCCAGACTGGAGAATGCACCACAGCACTGTTGATGGACATGGGAGAGCAAACATCTCCATTTATGAATGAACCCGTTCTCTAGTCGGTCTGGGGGCTCTGGCAGAGCAGGAATGTGGAGGAAACCTGTCCAGTGACATCTCTAGCATTCAAACCCGTGATGGCATTTTCCTTGTGTACACTACCCTCGGTCACGTAACACCAACTGTGTGTTCTTCTATAAGGGTCTGCCAACTGATGTTATccagtgtatagtgtgtatgccTTGGTAGTTTTAATTGAAGAGCATACACTGGCATTGTAGATGGTGGACACGCTTATGCAACACAAACTTCCCAGAAAAAGCAACCATCTAGCATGTAGCttcgcaacagcggggccagccctacaaacgcgaatgtctgtgactgactgagtgagtgatgaagttacaccgttgGTCGCCCAGAttacgtgtgttaggtccagccatatactaggttttcgcctggtcttgttttttttgttggtcaTTGTGTTGCAGTCTTATTTTCTCACCTCGTTAGTATTCCAGGAATGTCTTTGAAGGCCAGTGTTCTTCCTGAGTAGAGTAAATTATTTTGAACTCCGGAAGAGACCACCGCTCCCCATGGGATGACCCGATCTCCCAATCGCAGAAATATTGCTTTGATTTTGGAGTTGGAAGTGTTTTCTGTAAAGGCATCTTCACTGCTGTGAGATTCTCCTCCGCCTACACTCGAGTGGTGTAATTGCAAAATCAGGGcgaaaaaatgttactttaccagaatttcaacaaattaaaaatactatCCGTTTGCGTTGTCTACAAAAGAGGGCGTGGCACAGAAATGGAGAGATACTTGCGGATACTGCATTCAAACTCGGGACCGTGTTTAGgactttaattaaatttaattaaagtttctttaattaaatccattttcttttgcagtgcttttttatcatttgaaaatCCCTTGCCTGGCAGTATATGACTATAGATCAATGTTCACTCAACACctgtattatttttcctttctaaTTAGTATGAATTAGTTTGGTTGTGTGAGCATGCTTTGGTTCGCGTGAGTTCATAGGATGTTCTTACTTCTTCGGCATAAGGCGAGAAAATATGTTCGCTTTTTTCGTTCATCGTGAATATTTAATATGACCGTAAGGTTGAGAGATGCGTGAATTTAACAGGCAGCCAATGAGATTCAGAGCTGTGTGAATTTTAACAGGCAGCCAATGAGATTCAGAGCTGTGTGAATTTGTGCCGTTTTGGTGGAGCAGACGGTGCCTGGTTGTGATGTGTGAAACTCCGCTGGTGTCGACCTCAAacaggcagccaatgaggaCACGAAGGAGCGTCTGTATGAGACCCTGCTGGCGGAGTGCCGGGACACCATCCAGGCCGTGCGGGAGGAGATAAAGTCCGATGCGGTAGGGCGGGACCCCCACTCTGCACACATTCGGTTCAATTCAGGTCAATTTAGttcaatttcagttcagttcagttcaattcgtatagcactttttacagagaactgtcacaaaaagACACTtaacagagtagcaaggcaggaagacagagcaaacagagcaaacgcCAGGCCTGAATCCCCCAGATAGCAGGTTAAATACACACGCATCCTGAGAGCACACAGTAACGGCCTGCCTGTGTAAACATCGTGCGCTTAACCAcagaagcagagggagagggctgTGGATGCCGACACTGGGAAGGTCTCCAACCTGCagtacctgcacaggtgagcaaGGCCTCTGGTGCTCTGTCCTTTGgagtgctgtgcagtgctgtgctgtgctgtgctgtgctgtgctgctctgtcCTTTTGCAGTGCAGAGCGTGGGCGTaatccccctgtgtgtgtgtgtgtgtgtgtgtgtgtctgtgcgcccGCAGCTATCTGACCTACATCAAGCTGTGCACGGTGGTGAAGCGCAACGAGAGCATGGCCCACGCGCTGCACGGCAAGCTGAAGGAGCCGCAGCCCGACGAGAGCAAGAGGGGCCCGCGGCCGCAGGACCTGATCCGCCTCTACGACATCATCCTGCAGGTACGCGAGCGCCGGCctggggctgctgctggggctgctgctggggctAACGCCGGCCTGGGGCTACTGCTGGGGCTACTGCTGGGTCTACTGCTGGGGCTACTGCTGGGGCTACTGCTGGGGCTAGCACTGGGGCTACTGCTGGGGCTACTGCTGGAGCTAGCGCCGGCctggggctgctgctggggctgctgctgggACTAGCgctggggctgctgctggggctACTGCTGGGGCTACTGCTGGGGCTACTGCTGGGGCTACCGCTGGGGCTAACGCTGGGGCTACTGCTGGAGCTACTGCTGGGGGTAGCGCTGTGGCTACTGCTGGGGGTAGCGCTGTGACTAGCGCTGGGGCTACTGCTGGGACCAGCGCTGGGGCTACTGCTGGGACCAGCGCTGGGGCTACTGCTGGGGCTAGCGCTGGGGCTACTGCTGGGACCAGCGCTGGGGCTAGCGCTGGGGCTACTGCTGGGGCTAGCGCTGGGGCTACTGCTGGGGCTAGCGCTGGCGCTACTGCTGGGGCTAGCGCTACTGCCGGACAGCCAGCAGCCGGCTCGCCGACTTCCTCACGTTGAGCAGGAGTGAACTTCAGGTATAATTCAGCTGAGCAGGAGTCATTGTTACTGTCCTGTGAGGGATGTAATGTTCCtcatctctcttcccctcccccccccacagagtcTGGCTGAGCTGTCGGCCCTGCAGGGTCTGGAGGAGGACCACACCTTCCAGAAGGAGGTCTCCCTGAAGACTCTGGTCTACAAGGCCTACAGGTGAGCGCGTATTCCTGTCCCGACTGCAGTGAAACTTTTCAGGATGAGTTCAAGCAGGGTCCACCAAACACTGAGGGTGGGGTGATTTCAGGTACAGTGATTTGATGTGAGCTTGAGGCCCGGTTGCTGAGAGAGCTCTTCCAGCAGACGCTCTGCAGGTGTGAGCGAGAGGCTGAAGCTTTCTCCCCTCAGGTGCTGCGGGAGCACTGACGCTGTGGGAGAATGCATGGCTATGAATTACTACTCTGGCAATATTAACAGCCTTAAAGTATGTTATGTATGCATGTGACGTGTGTGCAAACAACGCAGATCGGTTTCCTCCTGTCGGCCTGTGAAACTGGTACATTTTCATAGTCAGTGAGTCggtccctccccaccccacccccctcctctcctctcctggcaGGTGCTTCTTCATTGCCCAATCCTACGTGCTGGTGAAGAAGTGGAGCGAGGCGCTGGTCCTGTACGAGCGGGTGCTGAAGTATGCCCGCGAGGTGCAGTCCAAGGCCAAGAGCCTGAACAACCGTCTCCAGGTTGGAGCTCCTCTTTGTCCGCGAACACAATAGATGCCTTGTTTGACATACAGTGGCTTAAGATCTCATACTGGTAGCGTCTCAAGTCTTTTCTCGTCAGCCTGCACTAATTGTATAAAGGACATGGAGAACATGAAACTCAatggggaattgaacctatgatGCTGTGTCCTGATAtggcagacttttttttattggttggaAGGACCCACCAAGATTGGAGTAGCCTTAGAAAAGTTTGCTGAAATAACCATTACAGCTTTGGGAGGTGACCtctgtttgtgaaatgaaaggttatctTATCCAATGCCTAATTCACCATGCTGTTGCATGTTgtatatctttttttgttttgtatatattttttaattgactttttaaatgctgtCTCAAGGTTTATTTGACACTGTATGGAACTAATTTCTACCGATTCAAGTTTATGAAAATGTCAGTGCCAAAACTTTGATTGCAGGAGTGTTTTATCCAGCTTTTGTGTGaaccctcctccttcccctctccctctgatGTGCAGGACCTCCCTGATGTGCAGGAGTTGATCTCCGAAGTCAACGCTGAGAAATACTCCCTGCAGGCGGCAGCCATCTTGGGTGGGTCGAAGTTTAGCTGGTCATAATGAGAGGAAGGCAGCCATCTTGGGTGGGTGGAAGTTTAGCTGGTCATAATGAGAGGAAGGCAGCCATCTTGGGTGGGTGGAAGTATAGCTGGTCATAATGAGAGGCCCATTTTTTGAGGCCCAAATTACACCACAGAGTGTCTTGAATGGCATACTTGTTTCCAGTATGAGCACTCCTCATTCAAAGCTCTGTTGCCCTCAGGAGTTCTTGGTAAATCATGCTTTACTACAGAAAAGGAAACGGACAGCTCAATCTCATTTGATCTCGTACGTAGGGTGTGAAACTGGTTGGGTTATAGTACTGATTGATTTAATACTCGACTGGTTGCTCCACTTTTCCTTCCCTCATGCTGGTCAGAGAGGCAAATAGACTTTGAAAAGGAAATCTCAGCTAGCTGTCAGCATACTATTCCAAATATGGCAGGTTAGCTTAACTATCCAAACGGCTTTACTTGAGCTGTGAAAATGGAATTTCTAACTAAGAGGGTGAACTTCAGGGAGAGCGGGGGGGTGCTTCAATTGCACCATCTTGTTCCCTTTTGATATATTTCGACTTGGTGTATTCTAGCAGTACATAGTCTGCCTTTCATATTTGGAATTGATATGAGAGTACGTTTTTGTATTAAAGACTCCCTGTTATGTACTGCAAGTGTGGAAAGTACTGTCAGTtttgcagccccccccccccccccccccatggccaGAGATGCAGTAGACCTCACAATGTGTCTGAGGTCTTTGGCggcactgttttttgttttttctacatGACATGTTaaagtgcgtgtgcgtgtgtgtgtgtgtgtgtgtttgcccccTAGACACTGGGGACGCTGCAGAAGCTCCTCAGCAATTGCAGGTGAAGGACAATAAGGTAAGAGCCAGGACCCCTGCCAAATTGGGTATATCCATCCACAGTGCATGTGGGACATGTGGGGCCTTAATCCTAACtatttaaatacacaataaagGTGGAACTGCAGATCTGTGTATGGAACTGTGTGGAGGATAGGAACTGTAGTGTTGGGCTCTGGTCAGTTTTATTGTTTCAAGTTTTCGTTCATCTTTGTGCGAGAAGCTTCAACGCCACTGTAGCTCAGCCCTTCGGCTCCACAATAAATTTTctccttttaaaacatttccctCCTCTCCATGTCAATCGGATTTTATCCTCATTTTTAATCGATTCCGGACGTTGACGTTGTTTAAAAACGTCCGATTGAAACGTCGTGCAGTAAATAAAGCACCGTGGAGGGCTTCACCGTGGCCcaaatgaccttcccgtgggtGCTGCCTGCTGACCTGTAGCAGTGTGGTGTCTTTGCTAGCTATTGCTGGGCCTCATTCCGGGGATAGGTTGGGACCAGGGAGTGGTTTGGAATGTGACCACGTGATTCTGCTATCGCTGCTGCCTGTGACGTGCGCCGCACCATCTAAAGTAGAAACCGACAGATctcagtaaaaaaatttttttttttttaaatgttaacgtGTAGCTGATATTCCCATTGTAgcttatatttttttgaaatgagCTGCATATCGAGCGTGTGTATAAGCAGCATTAAGAGAAATTGTATGGAAAACTTTATTGCTTTCACCATGGCTGTGAACCGAGCGACGCCTACCCGCATTACATCCAGGCAGTAACTTTTCAGCCTCTACTGAATATGCCGTGCTGCCTGTAGAAAGATTCTGTCGGTTTAAATGAAAGTTGTTAGACTAGATGTCTGCTTTCTCTGACCTTGTGCCAGGCACACCGATATCTGTGGTTTAGCTCCATGCATGTTTTACTCAAGGCTGAACTTGATGTGATTTTTGTTTGACTGAttgggttaaaaaaacaaacaaaaaaaaaacaactagtTTATCCTAATTAACACAACGACCATAGTATTGATGCCAGATGTACGTCATAAATGCATTCTGTGCCATGTCTTGGTCCGATATCTTATCTAGCCCCATGATATATTTTCTTAGCCTGCGTTTCTCCGTTTTTGTCATTTCACTTCATAGCTCTTACGGtttgtctctctcctcctcctccaatcCGTGCAGCCCCTGTGTGAGCGGCTGGAGGCCTTCCACCTGGACCCCGCCCTCCTGGGGAAGCAGCCCAATCTGGTGCCGTTCCCCCCGGACTTCCAGCCGGTGCCCTGCAAGCCTCTGTTCTTCGACCTGGCCCTCAACCACGTGGCCTTCCCGCCCCTGGACGACAAGGTGGAGCAGAAGGGCAAGGGCGGCCTGACCGGCTATATCAAGGGGATCTTCGGCTTCGGCAGCTAAACCCGGGACCCCCGGGACCTCTGGGATTTCGGGCCGGAGGTGCAGCGGCTGCCCAGTCCCCTGGAACAATGGCAACCAACCCCCGTTCCCGGAGATCTATCGTCCTGAGggtttttcattccaacccaataacaaagcacacacctATTCAACAGCCAGATGTCTTGTTTCGCTGCTagttagtagagtcaggtgtgccaaaattagggttgaagtgagaacctacaggatggtagatctccagggacagggttggttaccacggCCCCCAGAATGATGCGTGGGCTCTAGAGGTGCTGGTTCAGTCTGGATTCTGAGGTCTGGAACTCATCcaacccccacccgcccccccgacTTCAGAATCTCCATGTGACCATCAGCACCTGCCACATCTAGGGGGGGggtaaaaaggaaaacaaaatatagaTAGAAACTTTTAATTAACcgaaatataattttaaactCTAAATGCGCCTTTTCTTGTAACCAGTGTTAATGTCGGTATTCTTTGTCAATTTGCCTTGATTACAGTGTTTAGCCGGGTAATTGCAGACAACGGTGGAGCATATTCACGGTTCTCTTGAGGGTGATGAGAATTTAATCCTTTTGTGAAACAACAACACAACTGACTGTGATTGCCATACTTAACAATGCGAGAGCAACTCGTGGAAGTTTGTTCTTTTAGTTTGATTCCACACGTGGTTTAAGGAGTGGTGACAACCCCACACATGAATTTCAGTTCCCTGTTACCCGAATTCTCTTGTTCATAATGGATAGTAACACGTTTTAAATCTGTTAAAGGCTTGTCGTACTGATCCATGTAATACCTGCTTTGCTGCGTGGATGAAATTTGAACTTTATCAATGGCAGAAGGAAACTTTCTCACTATGAATCTCCATGtagcttcctcttcctcctccctctgtaaCACTGCTTAATGCTGTCCTCAACAGCGCACAGATCCCTCATTCTTGAACTCTTGAACATGCTTATAGTATCAACGGTGGAGGCAGCAGCCAGTCTAGGGGGTGTGtcatgttgcttttttttttttttctttctttctttctttttttttttttttttttaaagcgctcTAACTTTGATAAGACATTGAGTTGCTCTGCCACCTTCTTTTCCTGTGCTGATGTGACTGAGGTCACAGTATAATACTGTCCAGAATAAGGGAGCTCGTCTTAGCTCCCAATATCCTTACACACGACCAGGTCTCACCAGCTCCTGCTGTCCCACAGAACCGGTTTATGAAGCTGCCTTGTGTTTGTCTCGTCtcgtggggggggtgggggaacagCTGTACCCCCCCGTAACTTTGATTTTCCCTCCCCCGTGTTATGTTGAACGAAATGTGTGTTCACCAACTggtgcaggtcacatgacccaaaTGGCTTGAATATCTTCAGTTCGCATGTTGGATAGAATAATTTGAAATT
Protein-coding sequences here:
- the srp68 gene encoding signal recognition particle subunit SRP68 isoform X2 → MAVEKHVEAKLAGMDEKKENSGDEGLGLEILQIIKESQQQHGLRHGDYQRYRGYCSRRMRRLRKTLGFRMGNRHKFTGKKVTVEMLSDNRYLLLVLMEAERAWSYAMQLKQEANTEPRKRFHLLSRLRKAAKHGEHLGRLCESHRVDAKTKLEAQAYTSYLSGMVQFELQQWKAAMEAFNKCKTIYEKLASAFTEELAVLYHQRVEEISPNIRYCAYNIGDQNAMNDLMQMRLSAGGGGGMMAEKLETLITQTRAKQAATMSEVEWRGRTVPVKIDKARIFLLGLGDTEAAIAQAANEDTKERLYETLLAECRDTIQAVREEIKSDAQRERAVDADTGKVSNLQYLHSYLTYIKLCTVVKRNESMAHALHGKLKEPQPDESKRGPRPQDLIRLYDIILQSLAELSALQGLEEDHTFQKEVSLKTLVYKAYRCFFIAQSYVLVKKWSEALVLYERVLKYAREVQSKAKSLNNRLQDLPDVQELISEVNAEKYSLQAAAILDTGDAAEAPQQLQVKDNKPLCERLEAFHLDPALLGKQPNLVPFPPDFQPVPCKPLFFDLALNHVAFPPLDDKVEQKGKGGLTGYIKGIFGFGS
- the srp68 gene encoding signal recognition particle subunit SRP68 isoform X1; translated protein: MAVEKHVEAKLAGMDEKKENSGDEGLGLEILQIIKESQQQHGLRHGDYQRYRGYCSRRMRRLRKTLGFRMGNRHKFTGKKVTVEMLSDNRYLLLVLMEAERAWSYAMQLKQEANTEPRKRFHLLSRLRKAAKHGEHLGRLCESHRVDAKTKLEAQAYTSYLSGMVQFELQQWKAAMEAFNKCKTIYEKLASAFTEELAVLYHQRVEEISPNIRYCAYNIGDQNAMNDLMQMRLSAGGGGGMMAEKLETLITQTRAKQAATMSEVEWRGRTVPVKIDKARIFLLGLGDTEAAIAQAANEDTKERLYETLLAECRDTIQAVREEIKSDAKQRERAVDADTGKVSNLQYLHSYLTYIKLCTVVKRNESMAHALHGKLKEPQPDESKRGPRPQDLIRLYDIILQSLAELSALQGLEEDHTFQKEVSLKTLVYKAYRCFFIAQSYVLVKKWSEALVLYERVLKYAREVQSKAKSLNNRLQDLPDVQELISEVNAEKYSLQAAAILDTGDAAEAPQQLQVKDNKPLCERLEAFHLDPALLGKQPNLVPFPPDFQPVPCKPLFFDLALNHVAFPPLDDKVEQKGKGGLTGYIKGIFGFGS